The region CCATGAAAAGTCGTTGGATATACAAAATAGACAAAATCCTCGCCTTTAAAAAGCAGCAATAAAAACCATACTATACACATACTgtgccaaataaaaaaaattagcatgGCAATATGCTAGTAATTTTTGggcaacaagaaaatgaaaggaacGTTTTACGATGCTTTTTACGCATTCAAAACacagtttttttcttatacACTGTGGAGTTACATAATATTTTTGACGTGTCAATTTCGGTGATTATGACACTTATTTTCCGGCATTTGAGAATATATTTGCCTTCTGAATTCGCTCTTGCGTTGAGATTATATAACcttgtttgaaataaaatgttgggtaagatattaaaataaaaaatttccgTGTTCGTGGCATTTGGCCGTTTTATACCAGACGAGTATTATGCGTCTGGGCAGATGATCTTCCCGGTTATGCGTTGCCCAAGACGAACAAAGAAAGATAGTTTAGGTAACTAGTTTTGTCCCCGTCTTTGTACTAGAGAGCACAACCAGAACAATGAAAATTGCCCAAATTCGTCCAGatggatttaaaaaaaacggCCTTCCCAAACTTTATCTGATCCAATTCAACAGCTCAACATATGCTTGAATATGTGTAcggaaacaaagcaaaaaatattttgaggtGGGAGAATTCAACGAGCCTCCGGGAACATGGCGCGGTTGAACAATTCGTACCCATGTTAGGCGTTGCAATCAAAGAAGGAAAACTATCTATGTACTTCACAGTTTACGGGAAAATTGTTCTGTTGCACCGAGCTACTGCATTGTAAGAGTTGTAAGATTTGCATGCAAAGCGTTTAAATGTGATGACTGTTGTgttataagaaagaaaaacgtaGTGTTTAAATCCATTGTCTGCATTCTCGAGTTCATGCCATTACTGATAAGGCTACCATTTCCGGTTCGGTGATCTTTGGAGGGTCAACTTGAGGATCATTTTCGGTTCGGAGATCATTTGAGGGCCAGTTTGACGATCATTTACAGGCCGGGATCATTTGCTGGCCTGTACAGacccaccaacatggccgacATCACGTCATGGGAAAATGAtccataaaaaaagaaatgctgcCCCCGCTTGCTGAAGAAGAGACAAACACTGCAATACCAATGAAGTCGATATCAATTCTCGGTCCTCGATTCCATACTAATTAAGAACGGAAAATAACTTCTTCACTCTGTAATTACTTTGCAGATCAACTCCCACGAATCTCGtgatcttttgtttacaataaaCGATAGACATACTATTTACGTTGACAAACAATTTTCGGACGAAACACGAATAGGAAGTAAATGGCCAAGAAAATAAATGGCCAAGTGCTGGGCTGAAATAAAACTATATTTTCTTGGAAGGgaaacataataataacattggtCCAGCCTGAGTGCATGACATTCTTCAAAGTTTTTCAACTATTCGAATATCAAAATACGAATAATAATCAGCGAGGGCAAGAGACAATGGATGGAAATGATGCGAATTGCATAAAAGGAAAACATCGGATGCATTTAACTCAAACAGAATCAAGAACAAAGACTATTcctgaatgttttttttttaactcgaTCTATTTGTTACAGACAACTTAGTACGTGATGGTTTCAATATAATCACAAATTCAATATCCGATGAAAATTACGCTGTCCCTAATGATATCAGACTACGCATAATTTTTCGCTCGCTGTGTATGTGTTTCAGACTGAAGGTGAGGCCCATTCATTGCGCTTTTCATAACGTGGTTACCTTCCttagcagttttcaaaattgcacgaccACTTCtcgtagaaaaaaaaaagatcgtTCTTATTTCACGAACGAGATCAATTCACGCATGAAATGGTTTTCGTTTGGCACATTCTCCGCATGATATGATTCCTTTATGATTAAAATAcctttcaaaattcttttgacattttttttttctgaaggaTGTTTTTCTACTTTATCATCTTATGCTCACAAAATTCGCAtaatatttgcatttgaagaCACGCTTATTTTGAGCCTTTGTATGGAGCATGCTCTAAGCCAAACATTAGCTTATTTCTCAAGTCAAATCTCTGGCGTGCGACATTGACATGATAAATTGAGTTTCCTTAGTCACGTTTTTTCTTCAGAAGTTTCCGGAAAATTGACACTTCCACGGACATTTCATCAGTGGGAAGGAAAACTTCAGCATCCATAGCTCAAAATTCACGAATCTTTTTAAGCAGACCGTCCAACATTTCAGTACCCGGATCTATGTAATCAAAACAAGCTAATAGGCAAAGAGTAGTCTGTGATCGGTAGAAGGGTACACATCTTACGCAAGATTCCCCGTATTGGAGTAACTCCGGCGAATGATACCCGGCTGCCGTGCAATTAACATAGCTGAGTCAAGTTCGGAGCATTATGGCAAAGAGATTTGTGCTTCTAAAGAAAAGATTTATGTCAAGGCTGCGGCGTCCATTAATCTGTAAAGAAGTTAGAAAGAACAAGGACGAACTACATGAACCTATCATTGAtaagaaaagtgaaataagaGGGCTGATGGACACAAGTCATCAGGTAACGAACAACTCCCGTGTGAACCTCTTCGCGGGCGAAAAGAAGCACAAGAACAATAACTTGGACAAACTGCAACAGATAGAAAGAGACGCATTCTCGATAACAGAGGTCGTCGAAATGGACGATTGTGATGAAAGTATGAAAAACGAGATCCAGGAGCAAGgagaaattttggaaacaaGACCACCAATACAGGCTCGCCGACCGTCATCGACTATGCAACGATTGAAAAACTTGGTCAAACCAAGGCGAAGGAGATATGCAATTTGTGAAGAAATGGAAAGAGAAATTCAAACACGAGGTGTTAGTCTACGCCAATATAGAAAGTTCCTGGCTACAAGTGACATTTTACATGATTTAAAATTACTTTAATCGGAGAGAGTAAGAAACGAAAACTAACGAAAGCTTTGTTGTTATATTATCTGCACAGATATGTAGAAATAAACTAGTTTAGAAATACGAGCCAATTTAAAAGTCAGATTGAGATTGGCTTCGGAAGCTAAATTTATCACGCAACATTCAAACAAATAATCGAATAAATGACATATTTAAAGACTAACTTGAAATCAACATGAGGATGAAAGTTAAAGACCAGCTGAAACGGCAATGAAGAATGGAAAAGGTTAAGCCAAGATTTACCGGTAACTGAATGTAAAGCAAGTGATGAAATGCAAGATGttagaaaaacagcaaattagTTTATCGAAGGAATACTAAATTGTATCTGTAGGTAATTAACTTGGGAAGCAGGAGAAACATGTTACAACTGGAGAATATGCAAAAGTGCAACAACCATACAAACTATAAAATTGTATACCATATACTGTACTTAACATATGCATGAAATCTTTGTCACTAGGTAAACAGaccaaaaaatgcaaatgacactaaaaaacaaaaaaaacaaaaaagcaaatagCGCCTAAGAAAAGAACAatgataattaataatattggtTCTTTCCAACCTTACACCGTATCCTTTTCAAAACGAAATATTATCGAATAGATCAGAAAGTGATTGTATATAACGACTTGCAACACTTCGTATTGTGAATTTTTGCACGATTCGATGGTCATATTAAATATTCTTtaacaactttgaaaaaaataataaaaaaatgagaaaagagagagaaaaggaaaattgtcGGCTATCCACTGAAGCATTTTAACCACCCAATGGCCTTTCAATGAAACGTGTGATTTTCACAAGTAAGAAGGCTGTTATTTAAACTTCTCGGCTTCTAATTGGTCAATGTATTCAATATTGGTCCCTAATTACCAAGACAAAACACGAAAAATTTTACACGAGTTGCGATCTGGAAGCAAAACTCCCTTATATTGCTTCAATAGCTGTGCGTTGACGAATCTTATGTTGCTTACGCAGTCTTCTTTCGAATACGAAATAGTTTCCAATTCTAGAGTTTTTGCAGATTCTTGAGAAATACTCTGCTGCCAAATGTTAAGCATTCCTCTTTTACTAGTTGCAAGAAATATTCTCGGAAATCGTCTATCCACTACTAAGGTATTCGAATACCCCAGTTATTTGAGGGTAACAAATTCTAACGCAGACGTTTCCCTCTTGACACCTCTGTACTGATGAGAGGCAACAGTCTTGTACGTtaaaggttttaacgacaattCTTTGGCCAGggataaatttttcaaatacgCTAACAACATGCACAGAGAGATCCTAGGTGACAGTGTATCTTGGAAGCGCACATCTTTGCTGATAAACTCCTTTAAGAAACTCATTACCATTGGAAGttctgcaaaagaaacttcaGAAGGGGTGTGGATTACTAGCGCTACGGCAGACCTCACTGTTTTCATGGCACTAGAGCCCAGTCCTTGATCAAGAAGCTTGTTCAAGGAGAAAGGATGGCACAGTCGGTTAGTGCCTCTTTTTCGTGCAAGAGGTCCTTAGTTCGATCCCTGGATCTTACATCCTTTTCTCGACTTTTCTCCGTTCTGTGTAGCTTAAGTAGCTTTaacccgggggggggggggtactcccttaTATGGGCTATACAGGTATGTGCGGACCCAAAGGGTAGGGTTTTTCAGCCGTTTTGGACATAAATAGGGTACTGATTTTGgccataaatagggtatcgattTTTGTATACTCGTATTGAATTTGGAAGGAGCTTCTTCTTTGTTATGTCCCCCTCCTTCCATCCGCGCTTTGCCTTCCTCTCCCTCGTTTAACGCCTGTACTGAACGGGGTACTGATGAATAGTGGAGTAAATGAGCGCATCTTAGACGTCAGGTGTGTCGGTCGTTACTGTTGCTAGGTATAGACGTTAAATAAGGCTGCTTTGCTTTACTTTACTCTGCTTCAAAAAGGTCTGTCATAAAGTCTAGAGACTGCAAGGGAGTGGCTTTTCTTGGATTCAAGTCCCTCGAACCGCGAAAAAAAGCCATTTCTTGAGGTAAATGGAGTTGGTGAGTAAATGGTTGTGTGTACTCCCTCTTATCTCCAGAATTGCAATATGACGCTGAGAGCGTTTCCCGAAATGCCTCTGGCTGTGGGGGAGTTCCAGATAACTCGCATGCAAGACATATAAGTGTTTTCTGAAGAGGGTGTACTTTCTCCTTGGTGAGTGAGAGGGTAAGTGTCCTTGGTCCCTTTCTGAGAACAACTGGATGGTCTATTAAAGGCGCTGTTACACTAGACAATTTCTCTGCAACTCGTCTCGCAATTTTGTTGCGACACAATTTGCGTGTTACGATACAGGTTGCTTGAATCGTGTTACACTGGGCAACGTTTCTCTGTTATTTTGGAAGCTGTCGTAAGTTCAGCCGCCATTATGTCTTGGAATAAAACCTCACGTGCACAAAAtgagcaatttgattggccaatGCCATTAAACGTTGCGACACAAGTTGCAGGGAAGGTGTTACACTGCGCAACGTGGGAAAAATTCCTTGCAACGTTGCTAGACGTGTTGCAGAAAGTAGAACTGACTTCTACTTTTCGCAACGATTGcggcaacaaaaaaattgccacAAATGTCTGTAGCAGGGTATGGTACACTAGGCAATATTTGGTGCAACTTGTGTCGCAACaaaattgcgagacaagttgcaagagaaattgCCTAGTGTAACAGCGCCTTAAGAGGTGTAATTGTCTTAGGAACCAAACTTGGGTCGTCCTGTTTCAATTTATGTAGGAGCCTGTTAATAATGATAAGTGGAACTTGAGGAAAAGCATAATATTTTGTTCTTTCCAGTCAAGGGAGAAAGCATTTATAGCTGGTAGTTCACGCTGGAGGCCAAGAGATCTACCGAGGGAATGCTCCAGAGGAAGATTAAACGCTCAAACAATTGGGGATTGAGTTTCCATTCTATGTCAGATTTCCTTTCCCTAAACTCTTTGTTTGCTAAGACATTTTGGTTTTCAGGGCAAATGCACTGCAGATATATAACCACAGCCCTATATAAAAGCCTTCTGATTTTGATTATGTTGGCGATGAGGAAACTTGGATCTCTTTTGATGCCTGTTTGGATATAAAccttctcaaactcattaataattcatgaagccAACTACAAATCTTGTATACCACATCACGTGCATGTGTTTGGATACCCAATGAAAAACTGGAtgaaaatctttaaagatttgGATACAATATCCAAATGTCCACTGATTCTCGAAAAACCTGTATCGCCCATTTGTTCTTGTAAACCGTAGATTTCGGAACAGAATTGATAATAGACGTCTTTTCCTCGTCAGAAGTTTTGGGAATCCGAAACCTTGAAGTTGACTCATCCATCTCGCACAGTAAACTGAAGTGATAAACTGTAATAAGTTGGTTAACTCCCAAGTGGCACATTCCAACGAAACCATTTTTATCACATTCTATAGCTATCgtttacaaacaataataatcggCAACTCGTTTAAGAAGCtataccaaaaactcgtgcttcgtgtttcatcaggggttccaaacacctcgaaataataaaagcactcggcctgcggcctcgtgctttcatctgtttctcggtgtttggaacccctgatgaaatACTCGCACTTgtttttgatatattacttctcaaactcattaacaattcatgaagagaacacaaaggaaatcactaccgtgaaggaggtttggatatgtgatcctaattatcataaaattcggagttttgctttgattttctccaagaattatcaatgctttcagaagctatatcaaacactcgaagttggttaaaaaaaactcggctgcgcctcctttttttcaacccacttcttagtgtttggatatgtgatgaaacactcttcctcgtgtttgatatattac is a window of Acropora palmata chromosome 4, jaAcrPala1.3, whole genome shotgun sequence DNA encoding:
- the LOC141878877 gene encoding uncharacterized protein LOC141878877 — translated: MAKRFVLLKKRFMSRLRRPLICKEVRKNKDELHEPIIDKKSEIRGLMDTSHQVTNNSRVNLFAGEKKHKNNNLDKLQQIERDAFSITEVVEMDDCDESMKNEIQEQGEILETRPPIQARRPSSTMQRLKNLVKPRRRRYAICEEMEREIQTRGVSLRQYRKFLATSDILHDLKLL